One segment of Stappia sp. 28M-7 DNA contains the following:
- a CDS encoding DUF2336 domain-containing protein translates to MQDRRRPHHRAMEGVLDLPMEPGEARKAGLLLAATELYVARQGHDTSQRRIFAELFRQLLPETPAEHRLTIAHLLAAAPEAPSECLSLLTADPDSEIAAAALAGETALPETDLIARAASGDTAVHRAIAARSQMPASVAGVLLRHADAPTLKVLLARPDCPPDEHVLELLSAREDMLRALAADLARRHALPAPLLFALFLDLDSAGRMEAIAAAEARALAELARRGDPKLLNVAFKPAVLEALVEAALSGGLAVFAARLAHALALPAETAARIVDDPGGEALVLALRALGTGDSESGRILVRVLGQTAALEHLRGLVALHDRVTPRAAMMVMEGLHAGPAATVEQLVAAREEAPRAALSRGRAAGLASPYGGLSHAERRDGQGGRPIAPSASPLASPSRRDAG, encoded by the coding sequence GTGCAGGATCGCCGTCGCCCGCATCACAGGGCGATGGAGGGCGTGCTCGACCTGCCGATGGAGCCGGGCGAGGCCCGCAAGGCGGGGCTTCTGCTGGCCGCCACCGAGCTCTATGTCGCCCGCCAGGGGCATGACACCTCGCAGCGCCGCATCTTCGCCGAGCTTTTCCGCCAGCTGCTGCCCGAGACCCCGGCCGAGCATCGCCTGACCATCGCGCATCTGCTTGCCGCGGCGCCCGAGGCGCCGTCCGAATGCCTCAGCCTGCTGACCGCGGATCCCGACAGCGAGATCGCCGCGGCGGCGCTGGCCGGCGAGACCGCCTTGCCCGAAACCGATCTGATCGCCCGTGCTGCCAGCGGCGATACCGCCGTGCACCGGGCCATTGCCGCGCGCTCGCAGATGCCGGCGAGCGTTGCCGGCGTCCTGCTGCGCCATGCCGATGCGCCGACGCTGAAGGTGCTGCTCGCCCGTCCCGACTGCCCGCCGGACGAGCATGTTCTGGAGCTGCTGTCAGCACGCGAGGACATGTTGCGCGCATTGGCGGCCGACCTTGCGCGTCGCCATGCTCTGCCCGCGCCGCTGCTCTTTGCCCTGTTTCTGGATCTCGACAGCGCCGGCCGGATGGAGGCGATCGCGGCGGCGGAAGCACGCGCGCTTGCCGAGCTCGCCCGTCGCGGCGACCCGAAGCTGCTCAACGTCGCCTTCAAGCCCGCCGTGCTGGAAGCGCTTGTCGAGGCGGCGCTCTCCGGCGGCCTTGCCGTTTTTGCAGCTCGGCTCGCCCATGCGCTCGCGCTGCCGGCGGAAACCGCCGCCCGCATCGTCGACGACCCCGGCGGGGAGGCCCTGGTGCTGGCGTTGCGCGCGCTTGGCACCGGCGACAGCGAAAGCGGCCGCATCCTGGTGCGGGTGCTCGGCCAGACCGCCGCGCTGGAGCATTTGCGCGGCCTCGTCGCCCTGCATGACCGTGTTACCCCGCGTGCCGCGATGATGGTGATGGAGGGGCTGCATGCCGGCCCGGCCGCCACCGTGGAACAGCTGGTAGCAGCCCGCGAGGAGGCGCCGCGCGCCGCGCTCTCCCGGGGGCGCGCTGCCGGTCTCGCATCGCCCTATGGCGGTCTGTCCCATGCCGAGCGCCGCGATGGACAAGGCGGCAGGCCGATCGCCCCGTCTGCCTCTCCCCTGGCGTCCCCCTCGCGCCGCGATGCCGGTTGA
- a CDS encoding ABC transporter substrate-binding protein codes for MKTKLLAALMTVSLATPAFAELSGKLVLYTSQPNADAQQTVDAFKAKHPGLEIEWVRDGTSKVMAKLQAEFAAGEPQPDLLLIADTVTMESLKKEGRLLAHEGADVSAYDPAIMDKDRTYFSTKLITTGIVYNTGASMVPASYKDLLKPEAKDSFAMPSPLTSGAATIHMVSVTSHPDLGWAFYEGLADQGALAQGGNGGVYKAVAGGEKLYGFLVDFMAIRGAAEGAPVAFVFPEEGVSAVTEPVAILKTAKNVEAAKAFVDFLISEEGQALAASQGYLPAHPGVPAPEGFPSRDKIKLLNFDPAAALEGDAANKMKFEEIFGG; via the coding sequence ATCAAGACCAAGCTGCTCGCAGCCCTCATGACGGTTTCGCTCGCAACGCCGGCCTTCGCCGAGTTGTCCGGCAAGCTGGTGCTGTACACGTCCCAGCCCAATGCCGATGCGCAGCAGACGGTCGACGCCTTCAAGGCCAAGCATCCCGGCCTCGAGATCGAGTGGGTTCGCGATGGCACGTCCAAGGTGATGGCCAAGCTCCAGGCCGAGTTCGCCGCCGGCGAGCCGCAGCCGGACCTGCTGCTGATCGCCGACACGGTGACCATGGAGAGCCTGAAGAAGGAAGGCCGCCTGCTCGCCCACGAGGGCGCGGACGTCTCCGCCTACGATCCGGCGATCATGGACAAGGACCGCACCTACTTCTCCACCAAGCTGATCACCACCGGCATCGTCTACAACACCGGAGCCTCGATGGTTCCCGCATCCTACAAGGACCTGTTGAAGCCGGAGGCCAAGGACAGCTTCGCAATGCCCTCGCCGCTGACCTCGGGCGCGGCGACCATCCACATGGTTTCGGTGACCAGCCATCCGGATCTCGGCTGGGCCTTCTACGAGGGACTGGCGGACCAGGGCGCGCTTGCCCAGGGCGGCAATGGCGGCGTCTACAAGGCGGTTGCCGGCGGTGAGAAGCTCTACGGCTTCCTGGTCGACTTCATGGCGATCCGCGGCGCGGCGGAAGGTGCGCCGGTGGCCTTCGTGTTCCCGGAAGAGGGCGTGTCCGCCGTCACCGAGCCGGTCGCGATCCTCAAGACCGCGAAGAATGTCGAGGCTGCCAAGGCCTTCGTCGATTTCCTCATCTCGGAAGAGGGCCAGGCCCTTGCCGCCTCGCAGGGCTACCTGCCGGCGCATCCGGGCGTGCCCGCGCCGGAGGGCTTCCCCTCCCGCGACAAGATCAAGCTGCTGAACTTCGATCCGGCTGCCGCGCTCGAGGGCGATGCCGCCAACAAGATGAAGTTCGAAGAGATCTTCGGCGGGTAA